AAATACTATTCAGATAAATACGAATTTAATAGCTAGTTAAACAATGGAAATACAAGATTATATTAATACAGTAAAAATTAAATTAGCTACTAGCCGCATTATTATTAAAATCGCTATTGTGGAAGAAAAAATTTTATTGGATCGTGGTTATTTCCGTACTAGATTAACTTTAGTAAATAATGATTTCTTAGAAATAGCAGAGTCCTTTACTATTATTGAGGGACATTTTGTAACCCTTGGTTATCGTTATCAGTGGATGGATGAACAAAAGGAAAATTTAAG
The DNA window shown above is from Anabaena sp. WA102 and carries:
- a CDS encoding toxin-antitoxin system TumE family protein, with translation MEIQDYINTVKIKLATSRIIIKIAIVEEKILLDRGYFRTRLTLVNNDFLEIAESFTIIEGHFVTLGYRYQWMDEQKENLRKRWDEEGVRSQ